In bacterium, a single genomic region encodes these proteins:
- a CDS encoding CIA30 family protein, which produces MKKMFPFMVFLAAGLLWAQVAPSEGSLTGWTNDQLKAEIYRQRREILDLRAKLGMGQTVEIKDKGSVKVPEGAWKLDDFEQASPNSGIGYWSADCDHNNMGTALDPSPYQRLEKGSPLSPGYCAGMKGHLGPNEAPWTWSFLSVPLNNQGKVADLNGFKELWFAAKGDGKYYIVTLRRQAVKDYCEFQADFQANDQWTLVKIALSHFAQPSWGTQLPHDLSDVTQLAFSPEIHEADYDLKVDDVVLVK; this is translated from the coding sequence ATGAAGAAGATGTTTCCATTCATGGTGTTCCTTGCCGCGGGTCTTTTGTGGGCCCAGGTCGCCCCTTCGGAAGGTTCCCTGACCGGATGGACCAACGACCAGCTGAAGGCCGAGATCTACCGCCAGCGCCGCGAGATCCTGGACCTTCGGGCCAAGCTGGGCATGGGACAGACCGTCGAGATCAAGGACAAGGGATCCGTGAAGGTCCCGGAGGGCGCCTGGAAGCTGGACGATTTCGAGCAAGCCAGCCCTAACTCCGGCATCGGCTATTGGTCGGCCGATTGCGACCACAATAATATGGGGACCGCATTGGACCCTTCCCCCTATCAGAGGCTGGAAAAGGGATCGCCCCTTTCCCCCGGCTATTGCGCGGGGATGAAGGGCCATTTAGGGCCCAATGAGGCCCCTTGGACCTGGTCCTTCCTTTCGGTCCCCTTGAACAACCAGGGCAAGGTCGCGGACCTGAACGGCTTCAAGGAACTTTGGTTCGCCGCCAAGGGCGACGGGAAATATTACATCGTCACCCTGCGGCGCCAGGCGGTGAAGGATTACTGCGAGTTCCAGGCCGACTTCCAGGCCAACGACCAATGGACCCTGGTCAAGATCGCCCTCAGCCACTTCGCCCAACCCTCCTGGGGGACCCAATTGCCCCACGACCTTTCGGACGTGACCCAACTGGCCTTCTCACCCGAGATCCACGAGGCCGACTACGACCTTAAGGTCGATGATGTTGTTTTAGTGAAGTAA
- a CDS encoding phage Gp37/Gp68 family protein: MSGKTNIEWAEKVWNPTIGCTRVSPGCAHCYAFDVHDKRHKGYKDALARGEKPKLPPQYAKPFKDFQFFGGRLQDPMHWRKPARIFVNSMSDVFHERMTIEFWSAMVTTMTLCPQHQFLILTKRADRMMDFCQQAPPPPNAWMGVTVENQKAADERIPYLLKTPAAVRWLSVEPMLERIKVDFGDKADAGVLIKWVVCGGESGPKSRSFNIEWARDLRDQCQAAGSAFFMKQLGAKPMEDVGAPEFGFNGFAGLQLEDRKGGKMDEWPEDLRIREYPQ, from the coding sequence GTGAGCGGTAAAACCAACATCGAATGGGCGGAAAAGGTCTGGAACCCGACCATCGGATGCACCCGGGTAAGCCCTGGCTGCGCCCACTGCTACGCCTTTGACGTTCACGATAAACGCCACAAGGGCTACAAGGATGCACTGGCCAGAGGCGAGAAGCCGAAACTGCCCCCGCAATACGCCAAGCCCTTCAAGGATTTCCAGTTCTTCGGCGGCCGGCTTCAAGACCCGATGCACTGGCGGAAACCCGCCCGGATATTCGTTAATTCGATGAGCGACGTTTTTCACGAACGCATGACCATTGAGTTCTGGAGCGCCATGGTCACCACGATGACCCTTTGCCCCCAGCACCAGTTCTTGATCCTGACCAAGCGGGCCGACCGGATGATGGACTTTTGCCAGCAGGCGCCCCCGCCACCGAACGCATGGATGGGGGTGACGGTGGAGAACCAGAAGGCCGCGGACGAGCGGATTCCCTACCTCTTGAAGACCCCGGCGGCCGTGCGGTGGCTGAGCGTTGAACCGATGCTGGAACGGATCAAGGTGGACTTTGGGGACAAGGCCGATGCGGGGGTCTTGATCAAGTGGGTGGTCTGCGGGGGCGAGAGCGGCCCTAAATCCAGGTCCTTCAACATCGAGTGGGCCCGAGACCTTCGGGACCAGTGCCAGGCGGCCGGGTCGGCTTTCTTCATGAAGCAGTTAGGGGCCAAACCCATGGAAGACGTGGGCGCACCAGAGTTTGGTTTCAACGGGTTTGCTGGGTTGCAGTTGGAAGACCGCAAGGGCGGGAAAAT
- a CDS encoding DUF1501 domain-containing protein, with protein MDKDHENKLSRRDFLKVSGAAGAGLALWSMPPWLHAAARAAAPGSTHKTLVVILQRGAADGLNIVVPFNDPNYLSARPTIGLKYGSGQVVDLNGQFGFHSALEPLAPLFKDGHLAVVHAAGSPDSTRSHFDAQDYMETGTPGNKGTSDGWLNRVASCLPHPGEDPLMALAISPKPPRILRGPIPVTSMTSLKDYDFTQGDTTADAFAAMYSGTHFLSKAGKATADSVKRLKSLLAASTGSGFVGYGNGPLSHALSDLAKVLKSGAEVRVAFIDIGGWDHHTGEEYRLKELLTDWGKALSAFWKDLDAKAQDVVLVSMTEFGRTVEENGSRGTDHGHASAMFVMGGPVQGGKVYGPWPGLERENRYENRDLAVTTDFRTVLSEALSGHLRVGGLPRIFPGFTPGKHVGFLKA; from the coding sequence ATGGACAAAGATCACGAGAACAAACTTTCCCGGCGCGACTTCCTCAAGGTCTCCGGGGCCGCCGGCGCGGGGTTGGCCCTTTGGTCCATGCCTCCCTGGCTCCATGCCGCCGCCCGGGCCGCTGCCCCCGGTTCCACCCATAAGACCCTGGTGGTCATCCTGCAACGGGGCGCGGCCGACGGCCTCAACATCGTGGTCCCCTTCAACGACCCCAACTACCTTTCGGCCCGTCCCACCATCGGCCTCAAGTACGGGTCCGGACAAGTGGTGGACCTGAACGGCCAATTCGGTTTCCATTCGGCGCTGGAACCCCTGGCCCCCCTCTTCAAGGACGGCCACCTGGCGGTGGTCCACGCGGCCGGGTCCCCCGACAGCACCCGTTCCCACTTCGACGCCCAGGACTACATGGAGACCGGCACCCCGGGCAACAAGGGCACCTCCGACGGTTGGCTCAACCGGGTCGCCTCCTGCCTCCCCCACCCCGGCGAGGATCCCCTCATGGCCCTGGCCATCTCCCCCAAGCCGCCCCGCATCCTGCGCGGGCCCATCCCCGTCACCTCCATGACCAGCCTGAAGGATTACGACTTCACCCAGGGCGACACCACCGCCGACGCCTTCGCGGCCATGTATTCGGGCACCCATTTCCTCTCCAAGGCCGGGAAAGCCACCGCCGACTCGGTCAAGCGCCTGAAGAGCCTGCTGGCCGCTTCCACCGGATCGGGCTTCGTGGGTTATGGGAACGGGCCCTTGAGCCACGCCTTGTCCGACCTGGCGAAGGTCCTGAAGTCCGGGGCGGAGGTCCGGGTGGCCTTCATCGACATCGGGGGCTGGGACCACCATACGGGCGAGGAGTACCGCTTGAAGGAACTTTTGACCGACTGGGGCAAGGCCCTGTCCGCCTTCTGGAAGGACCTGGACGCCAAGGCCCAGGACGTGGTGCTGGTCTCCATGACCGAGTTCGGCCGCACCGTGGAGGAGAACGGGTCCCGGGGCACCGACCACGGCCACGCCAGCGCGATGTTCGTCATGGGCGGCCCCGTCCAGGGCGGCAAGGTCTATGGGCCATGGCCCGGGCTGGAGCGGGAGAACCGCTACGAGAACCGCGACCTGGCCGTCACCACCGACTTCCGGACCGTCCTCAGCGAAGCCTTGTCGGGTCATTTGAGGGTCGGCGGCCTGCCGCGGATCTTCCCCGGCTTCACGCCCGGCAAACACGTCGGATTCCTGAAGGCTTAA
- a CDS encoding site-specific DNA-methyltransferase, translating to MSFFEVLEGDCRDLLPMLPSDHVQCVVTSPPYWGLRKYGEDPRELGSEKTFQEYLENMTAVFEEVRRVLRPDGTLWLNMGDSYSTGGNGGGEGLQRTNRGSLIGRRKRIEGIKHKDLIGQPWALAFALRAAGWYLRQDIIWAKPNPMPESVTDRPTRAHEYLFLMSKSKSYFYDAEAIAEPQMEYERRRRLLASKEATERKYEIKRNDSSHGQNAPGENGVARSAMARKRLAEKGKRNSRSVWQITNGHFAEAHYATFPPALVLPCILAGSRPGDLVMDSFSGAGTVGKVCLERGRQYLGIELYAKNHEITERRVAKTQPGLALA from the coding sequence ATGAGCTTTTTCGAAGTTCTCGAAGGCGATTGCCGAGACCTATTGCCGATGCTGCCATCGGACCATGTCCAATGCGTCGTCACCAGCCCACCCTATTGGGGCCTGCGGAAGTATGGGGAAGACCCCCGGGAACTGGGAAGCGAGAAGACCTTTCAGGAATACCTGGAGAACATGACCGCCGTTTTCGAGGAAGTGAGGCGTGTTTTAAGGCCTGATGGGACCCTGTGGCTGAACATGGGCGATAGCTATAGCACGGGCGGAAACGGTGGCGGGGAAGGGCTTCAACGGACCAATCGAGGGTCTTTGATCGGCCGCCGGAAAAGGATCGAGGGAATCAAACACAAGGACCTTATCGGCCAACCCTGGGCCCTGGCCTTTGCCCTGCGGGCGGCCGGGTGGTATCTGCGCCAGGACATCATCTGGGCCAAGCCCAATCCCATGCCCGAAAGCGTGACCGATCGACCTACCCGAGCCCACGAATACCTGTTCTTGATGAGCAAATCGAAAAGCTATTTCTACGACGCTGAGGCGATAGCGGAACCCCAAATGGAATACGAGCGGCGCCGGCGGCTTTTGGCATCCAAAGAGGCAACCGAAAGAAAATATGAAATCAAAAGAAATGATTCTTCACACGGCCAAAACGCCCCGGGCGAAAACGGTGTGGCCCGTAGCGCGATGGCTCGGAAAAGGTTGGCGGAAAAAGGGAAGAGAAATTCGAGATCGGTTTGGCAGATAACTAACGGTCATTTTGCTGAAGCCCACTACGCCACCTTCCCGCCTGCGCTTGTCCTGCCCTGCATCCTGGCCGGCAGCCGCCCGGGTGACCTGGTGATGGACTCCTTCAGTGGTGCCGGGACCGTGGGGAAGGTCTGTCTGGAGCGCGGCCGCCAATATCTGGGCATCGAGCTTTACGCCAAGAACCATGAGATCACCGAAAGGCGGGTGGCCAAGACCCAGCCCGGATTGGCCCTGGCATGA
- a CDS encoding DUF1643 domain-containing protein → MIQRATISPDGLYRYQLERWWGDSGAGALVFLMLNPSTADAEKDDPTIRRCIGFAKREGRDGIIVINIFAYRTSDPKKLREAFENGIDVIGPDNKKHVMKTAMEYGEVVCAWGSSPIAEDMEWFSVRDLWACGVKTYDLGRTKAGPPRHPLYVRADQPLLEYAPRP, encoded by the coding sequence GTGATTCAAAGAGCAACTATTAGCCCGGATGGTCTTTATCGCTATCAGCTTGAACGGTGGTGGGGTGATTCGGGCGCGGGGGCGCTTGTGTTTTTGATGCTGAATCCCTCGACGGCAGACGCTGAAAAGGACGATCCGACAATCCGCCGGTGCATAGGGTTTGCGAAGCGTGAGGGCAGAGACGGGATCATAGTGATCAACATTTTCGCTTATCGGACATCGGACCCCAAGAAACTGCGGGAAGCCTTTGAAAATGGCATCGACGTTATAGGGCCGGACAACAAGAAGCACGTGATGAAAACGGCCATGGAATACGGGGAAGTGGTGTGCGCATGGGGATCGTCGCCTATTGCCGAAGACATGGAATGGTTCTCGGTGCGGGACCTGTGGGCTTGTGGGGTGAAAACCTATGACTTGGGGCGAACGAAGGCGGGGCCGCCCCGGCATCCCCTTTATGTCCGGGCGGACCAGCCGTTGCTGGAATACGCACCAAGACCTTGA
- a CDS encoding EAL domain-containing protein, protein MLHTSDFSDLDLKTLLDRESVEVHFQPIFSIREKKVIGFEGLSRGVHPRSGKLISPLQLLKAARETGVVLELDRLFRKKILETFKQCCPAPHDLLLSLNFETSIIDKEVGTLHLIHLCRQLGLEPSNIIIEILESKVRSDEGLARFVHIHREHGFLIALDDVGKGHSNFDRIPLIHPDLIKIDRSLVTNLHEDYYRQEIFRSLVRLSQKIGALALAEGMETEEEALQCLELGADLLQGYYFAKPQEPSRDFVGLVTNVIDPVADKFRRQMVEKFNIRKMQHERYGLMVEAIVKELSVLPLEEMDGKIPQVLPQEPIAKAIYVLDAGGNQASIMVCKDHPGTRKGIFRLPPKGTDYSMRDYYFTLTDPGFTRDSYTSDPYISPATGLFCVTISARFRDRDGVPLILCVDVVPTYLKNIGRIMTLFGG, encoded by the coding sequence ATGCTCCACACTTCCGACTTCAGCGACCTTGACCTCAAGACCCTCCTCGACCGGGAAAGCGTCGAGGTCCACTTCCAGCCCATCTTCTCCATCCGCGAGAAAAAGGTCATCGGCTTCGAGGGCCTCTCGCGCGGGGTCCATCCCCGCTCCGGGAAGCTCATTTCCCCCCTCCAACTCCTGAAGGCCGCCCGGGAGACCGGGGTCGTCCTGGAACTGGACCGGCTCTTCCGGAAGAAGATCCTCGAGACCTTCAAGCAATGCTGTCCGGCCCCCCACGACCTGCTCCTGAGCCTGAACTTCGAGACCTCCATCATCGATAAGGAGGTCGGGACCCTCCACCTGATCCATCTCTGCCGGCAACTGGGCCTGGAGCCCTCCAATATCATCATCGAGATCCTGGAATCGAAGGTCCGGAGCGACGAGGGGTTGGCCCGTTTCGTCCATATCCACCGGGAACACGGCTTCCTCATCGCCCTCGACGACGTGGGCAAGGGCCATTCCAATTTCGACCGCATCCCCCTCATCCATCCCGATCTCATCAAGATCGACCGGTCCCTGGTCACCAACCTGCACGAGGACTATTACCGGCAGGAGATCTTCCGGTCCCTGGTGCGGCTCTCGCAGAAGATCGGGGCCTTGGCGCTGGCCGAGGGGATGGAGACCGAGGAGGAGGCCCTGCAGTGCCTGGAACTGGGCGCGGACCTTTTACAGGGGTACTATTTCGCGAAACCCCAGGAACCCAGCCGGGATTTCGTGGGGCTCGTCACCAACGTGATCGACCCCGTGGCGGACAAGTTCCGGCGCCAAATGGTGGAGAAATTCAACATCCGCAAGATGCAGCACGAACGTTACGGCCTGATGGTCGAGGCCATCGTCAAGGAGCTGTCCGTCCTTCCGCTGGAGGAAATGGACGGCAAGATCCCCCAGGTCCTCCCGCAGGAACCCATCGCCAAGGCGATCTATGTGCTGGACGCGGGCGGCAACCAGGCCTCCATCATGGTCTGCAAGGACCATCCCGGGACCCGCAAGGGTATCTTCCGGCTGCCGCCGAAGGGGACCGACTATTCCATGCGGGATTACTACTTCACCCTGACCGACCCGGGCTTCACGCGGGACAGCTACACCAGCGACCCCTATATCTCGCCGGCCACCGGGCTTTTTTGCGTGACCATCTCCGCGCGGTTCCGGGACCGCGACGGCGTTCCCCTCATCTTATGTGTGGATGTGGTGCCGACCTACCTGAAGAACATCGGAAGGATCATGACGCTCTTCGGGGGATAA
- a CDS encoding Lin1244/Lin1753 domain-containing protein, with amino-acid sequence MKWFQHDSNAHTDPKLVDLADRWGAEGLGIYWVVVELIATRLDGQNPTMELEEKTPHIARIFGGRTSIDRIEAILKSCEDLGLFKRGPNNRIQCPTLLKKLDTVSTRNESLKAMRDQMRRFEPTSNNVRRLTDGLTDIQTDLLQGQDASKLSMELDKLEKAMNNPNNSDILNLQYQEKRKILLEQLETQRQAG; translated from the coding sequence TTGAAGTGGTTCCAGCATGACAGCAACGCCCATACCGACCCCAAGTTGGTGGACCTGGCGGACCGGTGGGGGGCCGAGGGTCTGGGGATTTACTGGGTGGTGGTGGAGTTGATCGCCACCCGCCTGGACGGCCAGAACCCGACGATGGAACTGGAGGAAAAAACCCCCCATATCGCCCGGATCTTCGGGGGTCGGACCTCCATCGACCGCATTGAGGCCATTTTGAAGTCGTGTGAGGACCTGGGGCTTTTCAAGAGGGGCCCCAACAACCGGATCCAATGCCCGACCCTGCTGAAAAAGCTGGATACGGTATCGACCCGGAACGAGAGCCTGAAGGCCATGAGGGACCAAATGCGGAGGTTCGAACCTACTTCGAACAATGTTCGACGACTGACTGACGGACTGACAGACATACAGACGGACTTACTACAGGGGCAGGACGCTTCGAAGCTGTCCATGGAGTTGGACAAGTTGGAGAAAGCCATGAATAACCCCAATAACAGCGACATCCTGAACCTGCAATACCAGGAAAAGCGAAAGATCCTGTTGGAACAACTGGAAACCCAAAGGCAGGCGGGGTGA
- a CDS encoding ribonuclease HI family protein — protein MSYRIFSDGASRGNPGPSGIGAVIFDAHGKVVHEIARYIGEVTNNVAEYKALIAALDYCVKHKLSPVEILADSQLLIRQLAGEYKVKHENIKPLYQEAQGHLRHLKVTGYKHVPREENKHADRLANQGIDDHLTA, from the coding sequence ATGTCCTACCGCATCTTCAGCGACGGCGCTTCCCGGGGGAACCCGGGCCCCTCGGGCATCGGGGCGGTCATCTTCGACGCCCACGGGAAGGTCGTCCACGAGATCGCCCGGTACATCGGGGAGGTCACCAACAACGTGGCCGAATACAAGGCCCTCATCGCCGCCCTGGACTATTGCGTGAAGCACAAGCTTTCGCCGGTCGAGATCCTGGCCGACAGCCAACTCCTCATCCGTCAATTGGCGGGTGAATACAAGGTCAAGCACGAGAACATCAAGCCCCTTTACCAGGAGGCCCAGGGCCACTTGAGGCACCTGAAGGTCACGGGTTACAAGCATGTGCCCCGGGAAGAGAACAAGCACGCCGACCGGCTGGCCAACCAGGGCATCGACGACCATCTGACGGCTTAA
- a CDS encoding DUF1800 domain-containing protein, giving the protein MRPKFQIGFLIGLLLFPAFLPAKTAELTPKQKALLFLNRLTFGPAPGDLERVEKMGTEAFLEEQLAPEKLNDSAVEKELAQYPTLTQTINSLLMEYPQPGVNILRPDLRDVVLSPAEQEMAYGRIHNMVVELSKAKLTRITESPRQLDEVMVDFWFNHFNVSFQKNEVQWFTTSYVRDVIRPNALGKFSDLLKAVARSPAMLVYLDNNDNYADPNFKPVAMAEGNGAGKPAMMMQPMPGQGLRLNENYGRELMELHTLGVDAGYTQKDVTECSRVFTGWAVAGIHPDSAPQPVRFEFKPWHHDNNPKTILGHTFEPNGEKEGDEVLEFLSRQPQTAHRIAFKLCQRFVSDDPPPSLVKKVAASFLDSDGDIKTVLRTLFLSPEFTDPKYYQEKVKTPLEFVASALRATGTHPKDWEPTLKTLEAMGEPLFECEAPTGYPQTADAWVSSASLLGRANYAAQLTGGINDQPSLPALFHRLLNDEVSAATQKALTQRAGDLGSGQLEALVLASPDFQRR; this is encoded by the coding sequence ATGCGCCCTAAATTCCAAATAGGGTTCCTGATCGGGCTCCTTCTCTTCCCCGCCTTCCTCCCGGCCAAGACCGCCGAACTGACCCCCAAACAAAAGGCCTTGTTGTTCCTCAACCGCCTGACCTTCGGCCCCGCGCCCGGCGACCTGGAAAGGGTCGAGAAAATGGGAACGGAAGCCTTCCTCGAGGAGCAGTTGGCCCCCGAAAAATTGAACGACTCGGCGGTCGAGAAGGAACTGGCCCAATACCCCACCCTGACCCAGACCATCAATTCCCTCCTGATGGAATATCCCCAGCCCGGCGTCAACATCCTCCGGCCCGACCTGCGGGACGTGGTCCTTTCCCCCGCCGAACAGGAGATGGCCTATGGGCGCATCCACAACATGGTGGTGGAGCTTTCCAAGGCCAAGTTGACCCGCATCACCGAAAGCCCCCGCCAGCTCGATGAAGTGATGGTCGATTTCTGGTTCAACCACTTCAACGTGTCCTTCCAGAAGAACGAGGTGCAGTGGTTCACCACCTCCTATGTGCGGGACGTCATCCGGCCCAACGCCCTGGGCAAGTTCTCCGACCTCCTGAAGGCCGTGGCCCGCAGTCCGGCCATGCTGGTCTACCTGGACAACAACGACAACTACGCCGACCCGAACTTCAAACCCGTCGCCATGGCCGAAGGCAACGGCGCGGGCAAACCCGCCATGATGATGCAACCCATGCCGGGCCAGGGCCTGCGGCTGAACGAGAACTACGGCCGGGAACTGATGGAGCTCCACACCCTGGGCGTGGACGCGGGCTACACCCAGAAGGATGTGACCGAATGCTCCCGGGTCTTCACCGGCTGGGCGGTGGCGGGCATCCATCCCGACTCGGCGCCCCAGCCCGTGCGGTTCGAGTTCAAACCCTGGCACCACGACAACAACCCCAAGACCATCCTGGGCCATACCTTCGAGCCCAACGGCGAGAAGGAGGGTGACGAGGTCCTGGAATTCCTCTCCCGCCAGCCCCAGACCGCCCACCGGATCGCCTTCAAGCTCTGCCAAAGGTTCGTTTCGGACGATCCCCCGCCTTCCCTGGTGAAGAAGGTCGCCGCTTCCTTCCTGGATTCCGACGGCGACATCAAGACCGTGCTCCGGACCCTTTTCCTGTCGCCCGAGTTCACCGATCCCAAGTACTACCAGGAAAAAGTGAAGACCCCCCTGGAATTCGTGGCCAGCGCCTTGCGGGCCACCGGGACCCACCCGAAGGATTGGGAGCCGACCCTGAAGACCCTGGAAGCCATGGGTGAACCCCTTTTCGAATGCGAAGCCCCCACGGGCTATCCCCAGACCGCCGATGCCTGGGTCAGTTCCGCTTCCCTTTTAGGAAGGGCCAACTACGCGGCCCAATTGACCGGCGGGATCAACGATCAGCCGTCCCTGCCGGCCCTCTTCCACCGGCTGTTGAACGATGAGGTGTCGGCGGCCACCCAAAAGGCCCTGACGCAAAGGGCGGGCGACCTGGGCTCCGGGCAATTGGAAGCCCTGGTCCTGGCTTCTCCGGATTTTCAAAGGCGGTGA
- a CDS encoding DNA cytosine methyltransferase yields MIYGDVCSGISAPSVGWAGLGWAAAWYSEVEAFPSAVLAHHYPKTPNLGDMTKIHERKEFQDGPIDLLVGGTPCQSFSVAGLRKGLADPRGNLALHFLKILDLKRPRWVVWENVPGVLSSTSIDAGIQSRDFGTFLAGLRECGYGFAYRVLDAQYFGVPQRRRRVFVVGHLGDWRPATAVLFERQSLSGDPAPGRKAGEGFATDVSPSIGASGRGFERAGETRGQDPVIAHPLASKHMRHTPDTDTLIAGTLNCTGKVAGSVTQQDAEAGMLVTHSLRGEGFDASEDGTGRGTPLVFQHKQGGETQLGMSKPGCPPIRAGHQPAVVYENHAQDSRAKEVQVGPSLTAKAGTGGGNLPLVFKNREGKEGGGKGPLVSEDKAFTVATHQDQDLFHNQAVRRLTPRECERLQGFPDDYTLIPWRKGMATDGPRYKALGNSMAVPVLRWIGQRIQMVEDFKK; encoded by the coding sequence ATGATTTACGGGGACGTTTGTAGCGGGATTTCGGCCCCGTCCGTGGGCTGGGCTGGGCTGGGCTGGGCAGCTGCGTGGTATTCAGAGGTCGAGGCCTTTCCCTCGGCGGTTCTGGCCCACCACTACCCGAAGACCCCAAACCTTGGGGATATGACGAAGATCCATGAGCGGAAGGAATTTCAGGATGGACCAATTGACCTTCTTGTCGGGGGAACGCCCTGCCAAAGCTTCAGCGTCGCAGGCCTTCGAAAAGGACTGGCTGACCCTCGCGGTAACCTGGCCCTCCACTTTCTTAAAATTCTTGACCTCAAACGCCCCCGCTGGGTGGTTTGGGAGAACGTCCCCGGCGTCCTTTCGTCTACCAGCATCGATGCCGGTATCCAATCCCGAGACTTTGGAACCTTCCTTGCCGGCCTTCGGGAATGCGGGTATGGGTTCGCCTACCGAGTTCTTGACGCTCAATATTTCGGAGTACCCCAGCGACGCCGTCGTGTGTTCGTTGTCGGACATCTTGGAGACTGGCGACCTGCCACAGCGGTACTTTTTGAGCGCCAAAGCCTGTCGGGGGATCCTGCGCCGGGCCGAAAAGCGGGGGAAGGATTTGCCACCGATGTTAGCCCGAGCATTGGAGCAAGTGGCCGTGGATTTGAAAGAGCCGGCGAAACCCGAGGCCAAGACCCTGTGATCGCTCATCCTTTGGCCAGCAAACACATGAGGCACACGCCGGACACCGACACGCTTATTGCCGGAACGCTGAACTGCACTGGAAAGGTGGCTGGAAGCGTGACCCAACAGGATGCCGAGGCTGGGATGTTGGTGACCCATTCTTTGAGGGGTGAGGGTTTTGATGCCAGTGAGGATGGAACGGGGCGCGGAACGCCATTGGTATTTCAGCACAAACAAGGTGGCGAAACCCAGTTGGGCATGAGCAAACCGGGCTGTCCGCCTATCCGTGCGGGTCATCAACCAGCGGTCGTTTATGAAAATCACGCTCAAGACAGTCGTGCGAAGGAGGTTCAGGTGGGACCTTCGTTGACTGCCAAGGCTGGAACTGGCGGTGGGAATCTGCCTTTGGTTTTCAAGAATCGCGAAGGGAAAGAAGGCGGGGGCAAAGGACCATTGGTGAGCGAGGACAAAGCTTTTACCGTGGCCACGCACCAAGACCAAGACCTGTTCCATAACCAGGCAGTTCGTCGCCTAACGCCCCGGGAATGCGAAAGGCTTCAGGGTTTCCCTGACGATTACACGCTGATCCCTTGGCGGAAGGGCATGGCCACGGATGGTCCGCGGTACAAGGCCTTGGGCAACAGCATGGCGGTGCCGGTTTTGCGGTGGATCGGCCAGAGGATCCAGATGGTGGAGGATTTTAAGAAATGA